From a single Vicugna pacos chromosome 4, VicPac4, whole genome shotgun sequence genomic region:
- the SWI5 gene encoding LOW QUALITY PROTEIN: DNA repair protein SWI5 homolog (The sequence of the model RefSeq protein was modified relative to this genomic sequence to represent the inferred CDS: deleted 1 base in 1 codon; substituted 1 base at 1 genomic stop codon) produces MGKMKGEGDVVRTPRAGKNQWSNNKSCARSPCLRPPRRGGAGPALRVRAQLAVDRLFMVSITGFRIPGGPXRPLSVPALDPSALQTPPRRGPWTPGLKRTQPGLSKSCRGAFRSPRPSPKSGQADGASEDSLQLDIQKLKEKRDMLDKEISQLTSEGYSVDELEDHISQLHEYNDIKDVGQMLLGKLAVIRGVTTKELYPEFGLDVND; encoded by the exons ATGGGAAAGATGAAAGGGGAAGGGGACGTGGTCAGAACGCCGCGAGCCGGGAAGAACCAGTGGAGCAATAATAAGAGCTGCGCGCGCAGCCCCTGTCTCCGCCCACCtcggcggggaggggcggggcccgcTCTCAGGGTGCGCGCGCAGCTAGCTGTG GACCGGTTGTTCATGGTCTCCATTACGGGGTTCCGAATACCTGGCGGACCCTAGAGGCCACTTTCCGTCCCCGCCCTGGACCCTTCTGCGCTGCAGACACCCCCGAGACGGGGGCCCTGGACCCCAGGGCTCAAGAG GACTCAACCAGGACTTTCCAAAAGTTGCCGTGGGGCCTTCCGATCCCCT CGGCCATCTCCCAAGTCTGGCCAGGCTGATGGGGCCAGTGAGGATTCTCTGCAACTTGACATTCAGAAGCTGAAGGAGAAGAGGGACATGCTAGACAAGGAGATCTCCCAACTAACATCTGA AGGCTACAGTGTGGATGAACTGGAGGACCACATCTCCCAGCTCCACGAGTATAATGACATCAAGGACGTAGGCCAGATGCTGCTGGGCAAACTGG ccGTGATCCGAGGTGTCACCACCAAAGAGTTGTATCCAGAATTTGGCCTGGACGTGAATGACTGA